The Vigna unguiculata cultivar IT97K-499-35 chromosome 6, ASM411807v1, whole genome shotgun sequence genome contains a region encoding:
- the LOC114186721 gene encoding uncharacterized protein LOC114186721 isoform X8 produces the protein MNEATIFHILHSLSVTNKRMLRLRRKSVEKRNSRGDIVRKEEVVTLTKKFHASNKAQEKIPDWKPTTTGRPYEFLPPYQGVLLSNPHRQFPPQGVLLSNLPRQFPPQGRQLEYINEQDLGGFSKTNAKNFEAKVSNAEDSDAEDVEGSDAEDTNSEECEVDDTNSEKSEDDDTNSEESQDENSNYEESETEEINSEESEAEDINSEESEAEDINSEEYETEDINSEESEAEDINSEESSEEYEDSDNEPPRHLMDLKPAERRNLSTGRHHFTIDRMSNRSMMGRNFWFQE, from the exons ATGAATGAAGCGACAATATTCCATATCCTGCATAGTTTGAGTGTAAC AAACAAGAGGATGTTGCGTTTGAGGAGAAAAAGTGTTGAAAAACGAAACTCTCGTGGTGATATAGTGAGGAAAGAAGAAGTGGTTACGCTCACCAAAAAATTCCATGCTTCAAACAAAGCACAAGAGAAAATACCAGACTGGAAACCCACAa CTACTGGACGACCTTATGAGTTCCTGCCACCATATCAag GTGTTCTCTTATCGAATCCTCATAGACAATTCCCTCCTCAAG GTGTTCTCTTGTCGAACCTTCCTAGACAATTCCCTCCTCAAG GGCGTCAATTGGAGTACATCAATGAACAAGACCTAG GTGGCTTTTCTAAGACAAATGCAAAGAATTTTGAGGCGAAGGTTTCAAATGCAGAGGATAGTGATGCTGAAGATGTAGAGGGTAGTGATGCTGAAGATACAAATTCTGAGGAATGTGAAGTTGATGATACAAATTCTGAGAAGTCAGAAGACGATGATACAAATTCTGAGGAATCTCAAGATGAGAATTCAAATTACGAGGAATCTGAAACCGAAGAAATAAATTCTGAGGAATCTGAAGCTGAGGATATAAATTCTGAGGAATCTGAAGCTGAAGATATAAATTCTGAGGAATATGAAACCGAGGATATAAATTCTGAGGAATCTGAAGCTGAAGATATAAATTCTGAGGAATCATCAGAAGAATACGAGGATTCAGATAATGAGCCACCAAG ACATCTCATGGATTTGAAGCCAGCAGAAAGGCGTAATTTGTCTACGGGGAG GCATCACTTCACTATTGATCGAATGAGTAATAGGTCGATGATGGGGAG GAACTTCTGGTTTCAAGAATAA
- the LOC114186721 gene encoding uncharacterized protein LOC114186721 isoform X1, protein MNEATIFHILHSLSVTNKRMLRLRRKSVEKRNSRGDIVRKEEVVTLTKKFHASNKAQEKIPDWKPTTTGRPYEFLPPYQGVLLSNPHRQFPPQGYDFVERMNHNSRQGVLLSNLPRQFPPQGRQLEYINEQDLGYLFSELPQRQQGGFSKTNAKNFEAKVSNAEDSDAEDVEGSDAEDTNSEECEVDDTNSEKSEDDDTNSEESQDENSNYEESETEEINSEESEAEDINSEESEAEDINSEEYETEDINSEESEAEDINSEESSEEYEDSDNEPPRHLMDLKPAERRNLSTGRHHFTIDRMSNRSMMGRNFWFQE, encoded by the exons ATGAATGAAGCGACAATATTCCATATCCTGCATAGTTTGAGTGTAAC AAACAAGAGGATGTTGCGTTTGAGGAGAAAAAGTGTTGAAAAACGAAACTCTCGTGGTGATATAGTGAGGAAAGAAGAAGTGGTTACGCTCACCAAAAAATTCCATGCTTCAAACAAAGCACAAGAGAAAATACCAGACTGGAAACCCACAa CTACTGGACGACCTTATGAGTTCCTGCCACCATATCAag GTGTTCTCTTATCGAATCCTCATAGACAATTCCCTCCTCAAG GGTATGATTTCGTCGAGAGGATGAACCATAATTCAAGACAAG GTGTTCTCTTGTCGAACCTTCCTAGACAATTCCCTCCTCAAG GGCGTCAATTGGAGTACATCAATGAACAAGACCTAG GGTATCTCTTTTCCGAGCTTCCCCAGAGACAACAAG GTGGCTTTTCTAAGACAAATGCAAAGAATTTTGAGGCGAAGGTTTCAAATGCAGAGGATAGTGATGCTGAAGATGTAGAGGGTAGTGATGCTGAAGATACAAATTCTGAGGAATGTGAAGTTGATGATACAAATTCTGAGAAGTCAGAAGACGATGATACAAATTCTGAGGAATCTCAAGATGAGAATTCAAATTACGAGGAATCTGAAACCGAAGAAATAAATTCTGAGGAATCTGAAGCTGAGGATATAAATTCTGAGGAATCTGAAGCTGAAGATATAAATTCTGAGGAATATGAAACCGAGGATATAAATTCTGAGGAATCTGAAGCTGAAGATATAAATTCTGAGGAATCATCAGAAGAATACGAGGATTCAGATAATGAGCCACCAAG ACATCTCATGGATTTGAAGCCAGCAGAAAGGCGTAATTTGTCTACGGGGAG GCATCACTTCACTATTGATCGAATGAGTAATAGGTCGATGATGGGGAG GAACTTCTGGTTTCAAGAATAA
- the LOC114186721 gene encoding uncharacterized protein LOC114186721 isoform X3 — MNEATIFHILHSLSVTNKRMLRLRRKSVEKRNSRGDIVRKEEVVTLTKKFHASNKAQEKIPDWKPTTTGRPYEFLPPYQGVLLSNPHRQFPPQGYDFVERMNHNSRQGVLLSNLPRQFPPQGRQLEYINEQDLGGFSKTNAKNFEAKVSNAEDSDAEDVEGSDAEDTNSEECEVDDTNSEKSEDDDTNSEESQDENSNYEESETEEINSEESEAEDINSEESEAEDINSEEYETEDINSEESEAEDINSEESSEEYEDSDNEPPRHLMDLKPAERRNLSTGRHHFTIDRMSNRSMMGRNFWFQE; from the exons ATGAATGAAGCGACAATATTCCATATCCTGCATAGTTTGAGTGTAAC AAACAAGAGGATGTTGCGTTTGAGGAGAAAAAGTGTTGAAAAACGAAACTCTCGTGGTGATATAGTGAGGAAAGAAGAAGTGGTTACGCTCACCAAAAAATTCCATGCTTCAAACAAAGCACAAGAGAAAATACCAGACTGGAAACCCACAa CTACTGGACGACCTTATGAGTTCCTGCCACCATATCAag GTGTTCTCTTATCGAATCCTCATAGACAATTCCCTCCTCAAG GGTATGATTTCGTCGAGAGGATGAACCATAATTCAAGACAAG GTGTTCTCTTGTCGAACCTTCCTAGACAATTCCCTCCTCAAG GGCGTCAATTGGAGTACATCAATGAACAAGACCTAG GTGGCTTTTCTAAGACAAATGCAAAGAATTTTGAGGCGAAGGTTTCAAATGCAGAGGATAGTGATGCTGAAGATGTAGAGGGTAGTGATGCTGAAGATACAAATTCTGAGGAATGTGAAGTTGATGATACAAATTCTGAGAAGTCAGAAGACGATGATACAAATTCTGAGGAATCTCAAGATGAGAATTCAAATTACGAGGAATCTGAAACCGAAGAAATAAATTCTGAGGAATCTGAAGCTGAGGATATAAATTCTGAGGAATCTGAAGCTGAAGATATAAATTCTGAGGAATATGAAACCGAGGATATAAATTCTGAGGAATCTGAAGCTGAAGATATAAATTCTGAGGAATCATCAGAAGAATACGAGGATTCAGATAATGAGCCACCAAG ACATCTCATGGATTTGAAGCCAGCAGAAAGGCGTAATTTGTCTACGGGGAG GCATCACTTCACTATTGATCGAATGAGTAATAGGTCGATGATGGGGAG GAACTTCTGGTTTCAAGAATAA
- the LOC114186721 gene encoding uncharacterized protein LOC114186721 isoform X4 has protein sequence MNEATIFHILHSLSVTNKRMLRLRRKSVEKRNSRGDIVRKEEVVTLTKKFHASNKAQEKIPDWKPTTTGRPYEFLPPYQGVLLSNPHRQFPPQGYDFVERMNHNSRQGVLLSNLPRQFPPQGYLFSELPQRQQGGFSKTNAKNFEAKVSNAEDSDAEDVEGSDAEDTNSEECEVDDTNSEKSEDDDTNSEESQDENSNYEESETEEINSEESEAEDINSEESEAEDINSEEYETEDINSEESEAEDINSEESSEEYEDSDNEPPRHLMDLKPAERRNLSTGRHHFTIDRMSNRSMMGRNFWFQE, from the exons ATGAATGAAGCGACAATATTCCATATCCTGCATAGTTTGAGTGTAAC AAACAAGAGGATGTTGCGTTTGAGGAGAAAAAGTGTTGAAAAACGAAACTCTCGTGGTGATATAGTGAGGAAAGAAGAAGTGGTTACGCTCACCAAAAAATTCCATGCTTCAAACAAAGCACAAGAGAAAATACCAGACTGGAAACCCACAa CTACTGGACGACCTTATGAGTTCCTGCCACCATATCAag GTGTTCTCTTATCGAATCCTCATAGACAATTCCCTCCTCAAG GGTATGATTTCGTCGAGAGGATGAACCATAATTCAAGACAAG GTGTTCTCTTGTCGAACCTTCCTAGACAATTCCCTCCTCAAG GGTATCTCTTTTCCGAGCTTCCCCAGAGACAACAAG GTGGCTTTTCTAAGACAAATGCAAAGAATTTTGAGGCGAAGGTTTCAAATGCAGAGGATAGTGATGCTGAAGATGTAGAGGGTAGTGATGCTGAAGATACAAATTCTGAGGAATGTGAAGTTGATGATACAAATTCTGAGAAGTCAGAAGACGATGATACAAATTCTGAGGAATCTCAAGATGAGAATTCAAATTACGAGGAATCTGAAACCGAAGAAATAAATTCTGAGGAATCTGAAGCTGAGGATATAAATTCTGAGGAATCTGAAGCTGAAGATATAAATTCTGAGGAATATGAAACCGAGGATATAAATTCTGAGGAATCTGAAGCTGAAGATATAAATTCTGAGGAATCATCAGAAGAATACGAGGATTCAGATAATGAGCCACCAAG ACATCTCATGGATTTGAAGCCAGCAGAAAGGCGTAATTTGTCTACGGGGAG GCATCACTTCACTATTGATCGAATGAGTAATAGGTCGATGATGGGGAG GAACTTCTGGTTTCAAGAATAA
- the LOC114186721 gene encoding protein IWS1 homolog isoform X6, with the protein MNEATIFHILHSLSVTNKRMLRLRRKSVEKRNSRGDIVRKEEVVTLTKKFHASNKAQEKIPDWKPTTTGRPYEFLPPYQGVLLSNPHRQFPPQGVLLSNLPRQFPPQGRQLEYINEQDLGYLFSELPQRQQGGFSKTNAKNFEAKVSNAEDSDAEDVEGSDAEDTNSEECEVDDTNSEKSEDDDTNSEESQDENSNYEESETEEINSEESEAEDINSEESEAEDINSEEYETEDINSEESEAEDINSEESSEEYEDSDNEPPRHLMDLKPAERRNLSTGRHHFTIDRMSNRSMMGRNFWFQE; encoded by the exons ATGAATGAAGCGACAATATTCCATATCCTGCATAGTTTGAGTGTAAC AAACAAGAGGATGTTGCGTTTGAGGAGAAAAAGTGTTGAAAAACGAAACTCTCGTGGTGATATAGTGAGGAAAGAAGAAGTGGTTACGCTCACCAAAAAATTCCATGCTTCAAACAAAGCACAAGAGAAAATACCAGACTGGAAACCCACAa CTACTGGACGACCTTATGAGTTCCTGCCACCATATCAag GTGTTCTCTTATCGAATCCTCATAGACAATTCCCTCCTCAAG GTGTTCTCTTGTCGAACCTTCCTAGACAATTCCCTCCTCAAG GGCGTCAATTGGAGTACATCAATGAACAAGACCTAG GGTATCTCTTTTCCGAGCTTCCCCAGAGACAACAAG GTGGCTTTTCTAAGACAAATGCAAAGAATTTTGAGGCGAAGGTTTCAAATGCAGAGGATAGTGATGCTGAAGATGTAGAGGGTAGTGATGCTGAAGATACAAATTCTGAGGAATGTGAAGTTGATGATACAAATTCTGAGAAGTCAGAAGACGATGATACAAATTCTGAGGAATCTCAAGATGAGAATTCAAATTACGAGGAATCTGAAACCGAAGAAATAAATTCTGAGGAATCTGAAGCTGAGGATATAAATTCTGAGGAATCTGAAGCTGAAGATATAAATTCTGAGGAATATGAAACCGAGGATATAAATTCTGAGGAATCTGAAGCTGAAGATATAAATTCTGAGGAATCATCAGAAGAATACGAGGATTCAGATAATGAGCCACCAAG ACATCTCATGGATTTGAAGCCAGCAGAAAGGCGTAATTTGTCTACGGGGAG GCATCACTTCACTATTGATCGAATGAGTAATAGGTCGATGATGGGGAG GAACTTCTGGTTTCAAGAATAA
- the LOC114186721 gene encoding KS1 protein-like isoform X9, whose product MNEATIFHILHSLSVTNKRMLRLRRKSVEKRNSRGDIVRKEEVVTLTKKFHASNKAQEKIPDWKPTTTGRPYEFLPPYQGVLLSNPHRQFPPQGVLLSNLPRQFPPQGYLFSELPQRQQGGFSKTNAKNFEAKVSNAEDSDAEDVEGSDAEDTNSEECEVDDTNSEKSEDDDTNSEESQDENSNYEESETEEINSEESEAEDINSEESEAEDINSEEYETEDINSEESEAEDINSEESSEEYEDSDNEPPRHLMDLKPAERRNLSTGRHHFTIDRMSNRSMMGRNFWFQE is encoded by the exons ATGAATGAAGCGACAATATTCCATATCCTGCATAGTTTGAGTGTAAC AAACAAGAGGATGTTGCGTTTGAGGAGAAAAAGTGTTGAAAAACGAAACTCTCGTGGTGATATAGTGAGGAAAGAAGAAGTGGTTACGCTCACCAAAAAATTCCATGCTTCAAACAAAGCACAAGAGAAAATACCAGACTGGAAACCCACAa CTACTGGACGACCTTATGAGTTCCTGCCACCATATCAag GTGTTCTCTTATCGAATCCTCATAGACAATTCCCTCCTCAAG GTGTTCTCTTGTCGAACCTTCCTAGACAATTCCCTCCTCAAG GGTATCTCTTTTCCGAGCTTCCCCAGAGACAACAAG GTGGCTTTTCTAAGACAAATGCAAAGAATTTTGAGGCGAAGGTTTCAAATGCAGAGGATAGTGATGCTGAAGATGTAGAGGGTAGTGATGCTGAAGATACAAATTCTGAGGAATGTGAAGTTGATGATACAAATTCTGAGAAGTCAGAAGACGATGATACAAATTCTGAGGAATCTCAAGATGAGAATTCAAATTACGAGGAATCTGAAACCGAAGAAATAAATTCTGAGGAATCTGAAGCTGAGGATATAAATTCTGAGGAATCTGAAGCTGAAGATATAAATTCTGAGGAATATGAAACCGAGGATATAAATTCTGAGGAATCTGAAGCTGAAGATATAAATTCTGAGGAATCATCAGAAGAATACGAGGATTCAGATAATGAGCCACCAAG ACATCTCATGGATTTGAAGCCAGCAGAAAGGCGTAATTTGTCTACGGGGAG GCATCACTTCACTATTGATCGAATGAGTAATAGGTCGATGATGGGGAG GAACTTCTGGTTTCAAGAATAA
- the LOC114186721 gene encoding dentin matrix acidic phosphoprotein 1-like isoform X10 yields the protein MNEATIFHILHSLSVTNKRMLRLRRKSVEKRNSRGDIVRKEEVVTLTKKFHASNKAQEKIPDWKPTTTGRPYEFLPPYQGVLLSNLPRQFPPQGRQLEYINEQDLGGFSKTNAKNFEAKVSNAEDSDAEDVEGSDAEDTNSEECEVDDTNSEKSEDDDTNSEESQDENSNYEESETEEINSEESEAEDINSEESEAEDINSEEYETEDINSEESEAEDINSEESSEEYEDSDNEPPRHLMDLKPAERRNLSTGRHHFTIDRMSNRSMMGRNFWFQE from the exons ATGAATGAAGCGACAATATTCCATATCCTGCATAGTTTGAGTGTAAC AAACAAGAGGATGTTGCGTTTGAGGAGAAAAAGTGTTGAAAAACGAAACTCTCGTGGTGATATAGTGAGGAAAGAAGAAGTGGTTACGCTCACCAAAAAATTCCATGCTTCAAACAAAGCACAAGAGAAAATACCAGACTGGAAACCCACAa CTACTGGACGACCTTATGAGTTCCTGCCACCATATCAag GTGTTCTCTTGTCGAACCTTCCTAGACAATTCCCTCCTCAAG GGCGTCAATTGGAGTACATCAATGAACAAGACCTAG GTGGCTTTTCTAAGACAAATGCAAAGAATTTTGAGGCGAAGGTTTCAAATGCAGAGGATAGTGATGCTGAAGATGTAGAGGGTAGTGATGCTGAAGATACAAATTCTGAGGAATGTGAAGTTGATGATACAAATTCTGAGAAGTCAGAAGACGATGATACAAATTCTGAGGAATCTCAAGATGAGAATTCAAATTACGAGGAATCTGAAACCGAAGAAATAAATTCTGAGGAATCTGAAGCTGAGGATATAAATTCTGAGGAATCTGAAGCTGAAGATATAAATTCTGAGGAATATGAAACCGAGGATATAAATTCTGAGGAATCTGAAGCTGAAGATATAAATTCTGAGGAATCATCAGAAGAATACGAGGATTCAGATAATGAGCCACCAAG ACATCTCATGGATTTGAAGCCAGCAGAAAGGCGTAATTTGTCTACGGGGAG GCATCACTTCACTATTGATCGAATGAGTAATAGGTCGATGATGGGGAG GAACTTCTGGTTTCAAGAATAA
- the LOC114186721 gene encoding uncharacterized protein LOC114186721 isoform X5, protein MNEATIFHILHSLSVTNKRMLRLRRKSVEKRNSRGDIVRKEEVVTLTKKFHASNKAQEKIPDWKPTTTGRPYEFLPPYQGVLLSNPHRQFPPQGYDFVERMNHNSRQGRQLEYINEQDLGYLFSELPQRQQGGFSKTNAKNFEAKVSNAEDSDAEDVEGSDAEDTNSEECEVDDTNSEKSEDDDTNSEESQDENSNYEESETEEINSEESEAEDINSEESEAEDINSEEYETEDINSEESEAEDINSEESSEEYEDSDNEPPRHLMDLKPAERRNLSTGRHHFTIDRMSNRSMMGRNFWFQE, encoded by the exons ATGAATGAAGCGACAATATTCCATATCCTGCATAGTTTGAGTGTAAC AAACAAGAGGATGTTGCGTTTGAGGAGAAAAAGTGTTGAAAAACGAAACTCTCGTGGTGATATAGTGAGGAAAGAAGAAGTGGTTACGCTCACCAAAAAATTCCATGCTTCAAACAAAGCACAAGAGAAAATACCAGACTGGAAACCCACAa CTACTGGACGACCTTATGAGTTCCTGCCACCATATCAag GTGTTCTCTTATCGAATCCTCATAGACAATTCCCTCCTCAAG GGTATGATTTCGTCGAGAGGATGAACCATAATTCAAGACAAG GGCGTCAATTGGAGTACATCAATGAACAAGACCTAG GGTATCTCTTTTCCGAGCTTCCCCAGAGACAACAAG GTGGCTTTTCTAAGACAAATGCAAAGAATTTTGAGGCGAAGGTTTCAAATGCAGAGGATAGTGATGCTGAAGATGTAGAGGGTAGTGATGCTGAAGATACAAATTCTGAGGAATGTGAAGTTGATGATACAAATTCTGAGAAGTCAGAAGACGATGATACAAATTCTGAGGAATCTCAAGATGAGAATTCAAATTACGAGGAATCTGAAACCGAAGAAATAAATTCTGAGGAATCTGAAGCTGAGGATATAAATTCTGAGGAATCTGAAGCTGAAGATATAAATTCTGAGGAATATGAAACCGAGGATATAAATTCTGAGGAATCTGAAGCTGAAGATATAAATTCTGAGGAATCATCAGAAGAATACGAGGATTCAGATAATGAGCCACCAAG ACATCTCATGGATTTGAAGCCAGCAGAAAGGCGTAATTTGTCTACGGGGAG GCATCACTTCACTATTGATCGAATGAGTAATAGGTCGATGATGGGGAG GAACTTCTGGTTTCAAGAATAA
- the LOC114186721 gene encoding uncharacterized protein LOC114186721 isoform X2 yields the protein MKILNLNRHMVNKRMLRLRRKSVEKRNSRGDIVRKEEVVTLTKKFHASNKAQEKIPDWKPTTTGRPYEFLPPYQGVLLSNPHRQFPPQGYDFVERMNHNSRQGVLLSNLPRQFPPQGRQLEYINEQDLGYLFSELPQRQQGGFSKTNAKNFEAKVSNAEDSDAEDVEGSDAEDTNSEECEVDDTNSEKSEDDDTNSEESQDENSNYEESETEEINSEESEAEDINSEESEAEDINSEEYETEDINSEESEAEDINSEESSEEYEDSDNEPPRHLMDLKPAERRNLSTGRHHFTIDRMSNRSMMGRNFWFQE from the exons atgaagatactAAACCTGAACAGACACATGGT AAACAAGAGGATGTTGCGTTTGAGGAGAAAAAGTGTTGAAAAACGAAACTCTCGTGGTGATATAGTGAGGAAAGAAGAAGTGGTTACGCTCACCAAAAAATTCCATGCTTCAAACAAAGCACAAGAGAAAATACCAGACTGGAAACCCACAa CTACTGGACGACCTTATGAGTTCCTGCCACCATATCAag GTGTTCTCTTATCGAATCCTCATAGACAATTCCCTCCTCAAG GGTATGATTTCGTCGAGAGGATGAACCATAATTCAAGACAAG GTGTTCTCTTGTCGAACCTTCCTAGACAATTCCCTCCTCAAG GGCGTCAATTGGAGTACATCAATGAACAAGACCTAG GGTATCTCTTTTCCGAGCTTCCCCAGAGACAACAAG GTGGCTTTTCTAAGACAAATGCAAAGAATTTTGAGGCGAAGGTTTCAAATGCAGAGGATAGTGATGCTGAAGATGTAGAGGGTAGTGATGCTGAAGATACAAATTCTGAGGAATGTGAAGTTGATGATACAAATTCTGAGAAGTCAGAAGACGATGATACAAATTCTGAGGAATCTCAAGATGAGAATTCAAATTACGAGGAATCTGAAACCGAAGAAATAAATTCTGAGGAATCTGAAGCTGAGGATATAAATTCTGAGGAATCTGAAGCTGAAGATATAAATTCTGAGGAATATGAAACCGAGGATATAAATTCTGAGGAATCTGAAGCTGAAGATATAAATTCTGAGGAATCATCAGAAGAATACGAGGATTCAGATAATGAGCCACCAAG ACATCTCATGGATTTGAAGCCAGCAGAAAGGCGTAATTTGTCTACGGGGAG GCATCACTTCACTATTGATCGAATGAGTAATAGGTCGATGATGGGGAG GAACTTCTGGTTTCAAGAATAA
- the LOC114186721 gene encoding ATP-dependent RNA helicase drs1-like isoform X7: MLRLRRKSVEKRNSRGDIVRKEEVVTLTKKFHASNKAQEKIPDWKPTTTGRPYEFLPPYQGVLLSNPHRQFPPQGYDFVERMNHNSRQGVLLSNLPRQFPPQGRQLEYINEQDLGYLFSELPQRQQGGFSKTNAKNFEAKVSNAEDSDAEDVEGSDAEDTNSEECEVDDTNSEKSEDDDTNSEESQDENSNYEESETEEINSEESEAEDINSEESEAEDINSEEYETEDINSEESEAEDINSEESSEEYEDSDNEPPRHLMDLKPAERRNLSTGRHHFTIDRMSNRSMMGRNFWFQE; this comes from the exons ATGTTGCGTTTGAGGAGAAAAAGTGTTGAAAAACGAAACTCTCGTGGTGATATAGTGAGGAAAGAAGAAGTGGTTACGCTCACCAAAAAATTCCATGCTTCAAACAAAGCACAAGAGAAAATACCAGACTGGAAACCCACAa CTACTGGACGACCTTATGAGTTCCTGCCACCATATCAag GTGTTCTCTTATCGAATCCTCATAGACAATTCCCTCCTCAAG GGTATGATTTCGTCGAGAGGATGAACCATAATTCAAGACAAG GTGTTCTCTTGTCGAACCTTCCTAGACAATTCCCTCCTCAAG GGCGTCAATTGGAGTACATCAATGAACAAGACCTAG GGTATCTCTTTTCCGAGCTTCCCCAGAGACAACAAG GTGGCTTTTCTAAGACAAATGCAAAGAATTTTGAGGCGAAGGTTTCAAATGCAGAGGATAGTGATGCTGAAGATGTAGAGGGTAGTGATGCTGAAGATACAAATTCTGAGGAATGTGAAGTTGATGATACAAATTCTGAGAAGTCAGAAGACGATGATACAAATTCTGAGGAATCTCAAGATGAGAATTCAAATTACGAGGAATCTGAAACCGAAGAAATAAATTCTGAGGAATCTGAAGCTGAGGATATAAATTCTGAGGAATCTGAAGCTGAAGATATAAATTCTGAGGAATATGAAACCGAGGATATAAATTCTGAGGAATCTGAAGCTGAAGATATAAATTCTGAGGAATCATCAGAAGAATACGAGGATTCAGATAATGAGCCACCAAG ACATCTCATGGATTTGAAGCCAGCAGAAAGGCGTAATTTGTCTACGGGGAG GCATCACTTCACTATTGATCGAATGAGTAATAGGTCGATGATGGGGAG GAACTTCTGGTTTCAAGAATAA